GAAGTGGTGTATATGTGTTGTGTAGGTAAAATTGATAATTGTTTAGTATTAATGTTATGCTTCATGCTGAGTGGTGTATTAACTATTCAGGAAGTACTAATGTTATGCTTCATGCTGAGTACTAATGTTTTGATCCATGTTGGAGTATCGGGAAAGACACATGGCCCTTGTATCTATGTAAACATATCTGAGTGTTAGTAAACTTGTGTAAGTAGATTTTACAAATCCTAAATCATTAACTACTAGCTGTTTGTGTTATGCATGACTAAGTTTGTGAATGATTTCATGCTAATGATTCTTAGTTAGTAGGATTGTATGCTACTAAATATGTGTTAACTAAGTTCATGCATGACTAAGTTTGTGAATGATTGCATGAGTGACTATCTATTTGGTTTGGAGAAACTGAATTGATTGTGTGTAAGAATTTAATCTTAATGTTACTGACTAGCTTGCTTAAGTTGTATGGGACTCCAAAAAGGACACATGATAGACAAAAGTTAGACAGATGCGTTTTAGAGTATGTTATGCAGGAGATTTGTAAAAGATTTTATTGTTATTAGTTTAACAATATGATTAAGTGATTCATTTGACAACTAGATAAATATTAATTCAGATATAaatggagatttaaatttgatttaaattgaaataaatcaTATATTGTTGGAGAGATTTAAGGAACAAATAATATCCAATAAATTTTGCATCAATTCTGGACGAAATCAAATCAAATGTCCATGAAGAAAATCCCAGAAGAATTAtgctatatacaaagctctttCCTAGTTTTGAAGACATAGATCATACATTGAAGATCAGTAGAGTTTAAGGTTCAAAAAGTCCTTATTTTATGTAACCGCTATGTTTCAATTACTTGGCATAGTAGATTTGTCTAGTTGAGTTGTAAGATTCAACATCACTCATTGTTGTGATTGAAGTTGATCACTAGGGTTTAGTGATTGAAAGTCCAAACACTTGGGTTACTGTTTGAGAGAAAGTGGGAGGGGCTCTCATATTTAGGGGGGCCTAAATAGAAAGTCATTGGATAGTCTTAGAAAAGGCATATGACAACTTAAGGTTTGTTGTGACTTGTAAGATTGATTGTACTAAGCTACTAATAGTGAATTTTCTTTCTTGAGTTGGAAGTTAACTTTCTAAACGAAGGTGCAGGTTGCATCGAACTGTGTTACCAATTGATAGTTTATTTATTGCTTTTCTTCTCCGTCATTTTGTACATGTTAATTGTGTTGGTTCTAATTTAACTTATTAAACCAGCTTCTAGGACATTGTGTGAAACATATGTCCCCTAAAAAACATAATTTCATCATTGGCCCATGAGCATCTTCTACAACCTTGATGTTGTACACATGATTGTACAAAATCAATATGTCAATTTGAGAGAAACTTACATTACACCCACGTGATACTTTGAATTAACTTATGAATTTAGATGGATGTTGTTGTATAGAAATTGTTATCTTTAaattttcaattcattttttgaatttttttagccCAATACCGACATTCTCCCTCTTTATTTTCTTAATACCCaatttaatcttatatattataaattatctatgtttcaaataaaaatatttataaaaaggaAATGCTAAATAAATGGGAATAAACTTCATATTTTGAAGAGATGTCAATTCAATTGGTGTCTCGTCttgtctttaaaaaaatatatattaaaatatagaaTATTTACAACCAATTGGCGGATCCTACTAAAAATAGGAGGAGGCGCCAATTAAATTAGCGTATCTTCTTAAAAATATAAAGCTTGTGTCGATTCATCTGATGTTTCCTTCTAGTAAAAGTTCAGTATTAGAAAAATAAAGATTGAGGTGAAAAATgataagttattattattatattatttaatgttttagaagaataattgatttttttgctCAAGTGCCACAAAAATACCAATATgtcattatttgaaaataaaattatcaatGTGCCACCTTTTACAATTAGAGTTCGTCCATCCATTGGGATAACTCATgaaggaaatttttttttttagttggGGTTCGGTCATCCCTTGGCCGACCCTATGAAGgactttttttctttatttatttattttgaattaacatAAAATGCTTGTAatgtattaataatattaattaattttttttaattattaattgaaattaatataatatttaattattattttaataaaaaatataaaatttaattgaataattgttttataatttaattaataatatattttagtaaataaattaatttaatataatatgttTGGTGATTCAATGGCCGAGCAGTTGACACAAGTATACCAAAATGCCACACGTTGAAAAGAGTGATTCGGGTAGTCGCACTTTTAGAGTAGGTTCGGCCATCCGTTGGACTAGCAGagtaataatttataaataattatttttatataaatagaatTGTGCATGGTCATTTAATATCTCACATCAGTTACTATCAAAATCCTTTGCTCGTTCTTAAAAATGTCTTCAATCACATTTCTAACGTTTTCACTTATCAAAAGACatgctttattatttttttcgcCAACAAAGCCTCCAATGAAGATTAAGCTCTGAAACACGCAAATCTTAAAGTTTTTTGAGAGGTCGTTGATCCGCTGGTTAGATGGAGACATTTTGGACGGTTGAAAGATCAGGAAAATTGATAGGCAAATTACAATAAAAAACCCGAATGGAGTAGAGCGTTCTTAGAAGCCTGTGAAAATCGACGCTGATATTTTTAAGAACAACCAAAAAATTTCGGTGGTAACTAATGTGAGATACCAAATGACCATGCACAATCCTATTTAtatagaataaatattaataaaatattactcCACTAGTCCAACGGATGGCCGAATCTGCCCTAAAAATATGACTATCTGAATCACTTTTTTTAACGTGTGGCATTTTGGTATACTCGTTTCAACTGCTCCGCCATTGAATCACCGaacatattatattaaattaatttatttactaaaatatattaataattaaattataaaataattattcaattaaattttatattaaattttatatttttattataataattaaatattatattaattcaattaataattaaaataattaattaataatactaatacataaaaaaattatatattaattcaaaataaataaaaaaacggaAGAAAAAAATTTCTTCACAGGGTCGGCAAGGGATGGCCGAGCCCCAACTAAAAAAAGTTTCTTTCATGGGTTCAACTAATAGATAGTCGAACCCTAACTATGAAAGGTGACACATTAGTAATTTTTTTCAAGATAGTGGCATATTGGTATTTTTGTGGCACATGAGTAAAAAAAATCAGAATAATTACTTAAAGTTATAACTGTTGGGAAAAATAACAACCATAtagaaaaaagagaaacaaaataacaacataagATATTAACGTGGAAACTACAAAATCGGAGAAAAAATTACGGTCGTTGTCaatagacaaccagagaataacactatgtgaaaattgttacaacacataatatatcCTCAATTAACCCAGACCCCTAGTGCACTCACacctccaaaacaaatatttaactacatctcacaatactttaatacaagagcataaaagaacaaagaaaatcaaatacaagcttaaagtgttTTTGACTGGTGCATCTTGTAACGAAGAAGTTGAATCCTTTGCATAGCCTTGGACTCCCTCTTCTTTCACAAAACTAAGTGATGTgggacttcttcaacatatatattttcaaccaaaccccAAAAATTTCACcttaattgaaaataatacataagTTTTCACTGTCTTCATCGACAATCATATTCcaccaccttgattgaaaataatacatcaacTTTCAGTGTCTTCActgacaatcatactccaccataaagagtatagtcaTTTGAAGCTACACCACTCTAAAAAATTTCACACTGTCTTCACCGACAATAATAGGTTTAAAAATTATCATACTCTCTCGTGAAAAATATATTTCACTTGAAGATAAGTCACTTCAAGAATTTctcattgtcatcatcaaaacaaatatttaactacatctcacaatactctaatacaagagcataagagaacaaaaaaaggtcaaatacaagcttaaagtgcttttgactaaTGCATATATAACCTTGGACTCTCTCTTTCTTCACAAAACTAAGTGATGTGAGATtttttcaacatatatattttcaaccaaaatcaaacaatctccaccttaattaaaaataatacataaacTTTCATTGTTTTCACTGACAATCATACTCCACTCTAAAGAATATTAACAAGTATATTTTTCAACCGATCTCAAGAGTAACTACCTAAGTATAAGATTGTTAATTTTGGTGGAACTCTCCAAAGCTTTCACTTGATGGGATGGTGTTATCATTGTCGCTTTCAAAGAAGAGCTCTTTCCTAttaatcaaaaaccaaaatttTCAACTCTTTCTTCCTCGTGTTTTAATTTTTGCTTTCCAAACATCCATTCACTTGACCAATTGGATTTTTGTAATCACCAACCCATCCCCATATAAAACTTCTTTGATCAACGTTTACACAATCAACTTTAGCACGTTCATTAATTAgtattttgattttaatataatCATATAATACGTAATATATAGGAAAACAATTTAATACCAATACAATCAATATTCCACCAAAAGACAAAAGAAGATTATCCACAGATATAGCCCCATTTTTTAATAACTTCAAACACGAGCAGCCTAATAGACATCTTTGTGGAATTTGACCTTAAAAAGATGCTGGCATATTCTCTTTCTTTTAATGTATACGGTATTCATCTAACCCTAAACTAAACCTAAAAAAAGAGAATGATGTAACAAACATTCATTATTTATTACACACGATTTGTGTTTGGTTAATATTTCCTCATTCATTATTTATTACACACGATTTGTGTTTGGTTAATATTTCCTCGACATTTTTTAAGCTTGTTGAATACTCTCTCGGTTTTAAAATAAGTGTTTTTCTAGCTTTAAAAAATTATCTTAAAATAATAGTCTCTTTGTTTTTTCAATGCAATATTGATTAATATTTTACCAACATTACCTCTTATCTACACTCTTTTCAAGATATGATAACGTATATCAATCAATAGTAATTAAGAATAATATTGtaaaaatattatctttattGATTCAATCATTACTTTTCTTAGTCAGTGTGTAACAACCTTAAACGATTTTTATTTTGAGATGGAGGGAATAGCGAGTCATCAATTTTATGTTCCACCTCAAAATAAATTCTAGTATAGCTAGGTATAAAATCACTTTTTTTCACTCTCAAATTTGTAATCAGCGAGTTGAGTCATCCAAAATATCACGTGTGTTCAAGGATGTACTACATCAATTATTTCTAGTATTAAAAGAATATTTATTCTCTTCTCATGTCAGAAAaagataatataaaaataaaaaaaatgtggcAGCGCCCGTTGTAATATTTTGTTTGTGTAAGTGAAACAATCAATAATGAATTGGGAAGTGATAGGTCAATTTTAGTGACACTATGCACCGATCTTTGTTGGCTAATGGTTGGGGGATAATTGAGCACTGAACATTGCAGAAGCCAGAGACAGAGTGCTCTGAGTCTGAAGTCCGTGACCGCATGCACGCCATGCCATGCCATGCCAGTGCTGCTTTTCAATTTCTCCTCTGAACTTATTGTTGTCTTTCATAAAGACGATTTTCTCCTGCACttagtttataattttaaacttaattttttattaataagagaaaaattattcaatttttattaaataaaagatcATTTGAATAAAATAGTTTGAATCAACTTTTTTTATACAATgataaaagaaataaagaaaattaccTTAAAAAAAGTCTCATTAATATTAGCTAACAGAATAGTGATGATTCTAACCGAAGATTCTGCAAAAGATTGGTACGTTATATTATTATCAACTTCGTATTTTGCTAGGTAGTCAGCAtaggggcggagccaaggcccagctagcccgggcaggcgtccgggctcaacccctattttctttgtaatccctccaatttaatagtcgatttttagataaaatcaggaataaaattaggggcaaaattagtaaaaatagagtgtgaaaattaaaacaggtaaataatcaatggtgtaaagtttttgtCCAGACTGCCTAAAATTTCTGGCTACGCCATTGAGTCAGCACAAACATTCTCCTTCATAAGAATATGAAATATTTAAACTCGTTATTCCCTAGATAGAAGTTATTTAATGTTGTGAAGAATCACGACATAGTGATGCCAAACATTAACAAACTCTGAGATAAGTTTGGTAGCAGAGTTAGAATAACACATAAGGTCTTTAATACCAAGTTTTCAGGCCTTACGCACACCATGATATAACGTCATTAGTTCGACATGAAGGATGTTGGAATAATCAATACTGCAAGCAAAATCGTGAACTCAAGCACCATCATCATTTCAAATCAATCCACCAAAacttgtaacgccccaaatttaattaattagttaattaaattatcgaAGGATTTAATTATGAGATTTAGAAGACGTTTGAGAATGTATTGAAGTAGTTGGATTTGTCAGTGTGATTTTTAAAGGCgcatttggattattaagttaaaatCAGATTTTAGtcggttagtcggagaaataatattaagaataatattatcgtattgaattatttaattaagttGGATTTTGAGGTTGTGTGTTAAATAGCAAATTGGAGGTGTGAAATTTAAGCCcattagatataataataatattattattgttattattggatTAAAGGATTAAATAAAAAGAAGGATGAATTAGGTTTTGTGTATTGCTGTATGGAGAAAGAGGAAAAAGAATGAAGGCACTAGGGTTTGGAAGAAGAAGATACGAGAAGAGCATGAGCCAGAACCGGAAATTGGAGTTTCAATCGGAGTTAGAGTGGCCGttaaatctaaggtaaggggtggaGTTCTAACTCTAACCGGacacatgatgaatgatatgtgggagttaaattcgtaggaaattattccggTTTATTTGTGTGTGATTTATGTTGCAAAACGATAAATTTTAGGCTTAAatgcagttttagtccccctattttaatatttttaacgtTTTAGTCCCCCTTTAAAAAAACTCAGCCTTTTGATCCCTCATTTAAACACTTTTTGGGTTTTTTTAAAGTCCCCCTCCAGTTTTGGGGATGTGGCACATTTGAACGCTGAGTTGGCTCATGGAGTCTTGTGCCACGTCATTTAAAATATTTggttgaattaaaatacatttattttatttgcataatatataaaaaaacatttcaGAATTTTAATTGATTTCATCCCCTTTCTGTCCTCTTTGTATCGTGAACCCTAATTTCAATACTCACTCTCTTCTTCAATTGGCTCGTGATCCCTAATTTCCACTCTCTTCTTCAATTGGCTCGTGAACCCTTTCTGCAATTGCTACATCTTCTTCATCCGAAAGTTGGAAGCATGTCAAAGTATTCCCATGGAAGCATAAGCAGAAGCTCGACAAAGCAAAGATACTACGCAGGAGAGTGTAAATGTGGCCTTGATGCGCCGCTAATGACTTCATGGACGGATGCTAATCCAGGGAGGCGTTTTTATGGCTGTGGAATGTACAAGGTATTATTTTTCATCTCAAGCTTACATTTTCTGAATGTTACCGTAAATGTGACCTCATCTTCTTTCATGTTTTGGTAGCTATATGGAAAGAAAGGGTGCAGTCACTTTGAATGGTATGATGAGGAGATGAGCTTAAGAGCAAAGGATTTGATTTGTTCATTAGAACAAAGATTAAATGCAGAGAAGTGTAAAGTGATTGAATCCAAGGTGAAAGAAGATGAATTGAAGATGAAGCTAAAGTACCTGAAAATGCAGTTGAAATTTACAATTGTGATTTCTTTTGTTCTATTGTTAGGTCTAATAGCATCATGTATAATGAATTAGGAAGACAGCTATGTTGTGATGGAGTTATGTCTAGTTGTGAGTTATGTCTAGGTGTGAGTTTACAGTTATGTATTATGTGATATCATTTGTACTGGAAGTGTATTATGTAACATTGATATAATTCAAAATGACTGGTAATTCAAAATGACATATAATTCAAAGGAAATGCCTTGTTCATTACATAACCAAAATGACAGTTAACCAAAATGACAAATAACCTTGTTCGTTATAGGATGACTTAACAAAAGGCTTAACAAAATAACATAACCTAACTGACTTTAAATAACCTTGTTCATTACAAGTTGTCCAAAATGACACATAAAACTTAATGAATTGACACATAATCTAGCATTCTGATTGCTGAGTTTGCTGAGATTGTGGTGGTGCTTGTGATGATGTTCCACACTCTTCAGCAATTGTTTGACCAGCAGATGCTCTTGGCTGTTTTGTCTTGCTAACACTTGTTGATGCAGTCTTCTTTGCCTTGTCCTGTTTCTGTTTTCCACCACCTGTTGGAGCAGTTTTCTTAGCTTTCTTGTTTCCACCTTTTGGAATTGCAATATCAGCACCCCTCTTCCCCTTGCAAGATCTTTTGTTGTGTCCCATACCTCCACACTTGTGACAAGTCACTGTAGTTAGTTTTCTGGGAAGAACATGTGGATTCCTAGGCTCATCATTGACCTTGTTTCGCATCTTTTTGGGACGACCAATTGCCCTCCTCATCACTGGTGGGTTGATTGACAATTGGCCATCCACAGGCCATAGCTGAGGCCCATTTGTAGGGTACACTATGTGAGAGTAAGTGTTCTTGAAAGTGGACTTACTGCAGGCAGAAATTCAGACACAGTAAATTAGTATGCAAAATATACAAAATTCAGACACAATAAGTTAGTATGCAAAATTTACCTGTAGTAGTTAGAAACATACACTTCTGGATTTCTCTTGGTTTGCCAAATACAAGTAATGGCATGACTACAAGGGATTCCAGTCAATTGCCACTTCCTGCATGCACAAGTGTGTTCCTTTAGGTTAACAACATAAGTTTCATTTCCATTTGTCACACCATATATGGCTAGGTCATCATCACCAGACCAAGTAGGTGTCCAATGTTCAGCATGTTTCTTATTCTTCTCAAGCACCAACTGTATTCTTGGACAGATATCACTAGTGTAATTATTCATCAACTCTTTTTGAGTAGTAATTCTCTTGGTTAGGTAATGTTTAATGCCTTCTAACAAAGTGATTATAGGCTTATCTCTATATTCTAGGATAGCCCTATTGAAAGCCTCACACATGTTATTTACCTGTAGGTCACATTTAGAATAAGTCCTAAAATGTGACCTGCTCCAATGTTGTGCAGGGGTATCCTTCATGTCATTCCAACCTGATGTATTCATGGTTTTCATCTTCAGCATAGCCCTCTCCCAAGATGGAATTGTTGTAGCCCTTGCTGCACTCCAAAGAACCTCTTTCAATTGTAGCCCAGGATACTTCTTCTTCCAGTTACCATAAAGATGTTTGACACATAGACGTTGCTCCACATGTTCACTGATCTTCTGAACAGCTGGAACCAGACCCTAACATGAAGGATATAATCAATACATAATTCATAATTTGTAAACCAATTCATAAGATAGATTAAGTATTTACCTTTTGCTGGTCTGAGATAAAAGCATAAGCCCTGTTACTGATCTTTCCTAAGTCTTCCATGAGCAGATTTAGGAACCACTCCCATGAGTCTTTAGTTTCAGCTTCAACAACAGCATATGCAATTGGGAATATTTGGTTATTCCCATCCCTCCCAACAGCTGCTACCAATTGCCCTCCAAAGTCCACTTTCAAGAAACAAGCATCCAATCCTATGAGTGGtctacaaaactttccaaaaccaTAAATGCAGGCCTCTAAGCAAACATAAATTCTTTCAAATACAGGGCCTTCAGAAGAGTCAGAACACTGCAACACAACATTGCTACCAGGGTTTGAGTTCAGCAACTCTTGTGCATAACTCCTTAAGTGGGAAAACTGGTCCATACTAGCTCCTTGGATTAAATCCATTGCCCTTCTCTTGGCTCTATATGCCTGATCATGTGACAACTTCACACCCCATCTCTCAATACTCTCAGCAACCAACCCAGCAGGTTTCATGTCAGGGTTATGCCTAAGAATATGTGAAAATTTCTTGGCCAACCATTCTGTCTTTGCCTGCCTATTGTTTGGAGTCCTGTAGCATGTATGTTCATCAACTAGGCTCACAACTTGCCAAAACTGGTTCCCAACCCTCTTGCTAATCCTCATGTAAAATTTACACCCTTCCATGCAAAGAATAACCATTCTTTTTGCATCATTCTTCTTTatgaatatattcttattcttctCCATTCCATACTCCCTAACTGCTTCCCTCACTATACTTTTGCTGTTAAAAACCATTCCCAATTGAAAGTTGACTCCCTCACCACTTCTATAAGTTGGATACTTTTCATGTTCAGCATCATCCCCACTTTCTGGAGGTGTATGAAGTTGATCAGAATCACAAACTTCTTCTTGAGCATATGGCTTGTTAGGAGTGTGGTATATTGTGGTCAAATCGAAGTCAATGGCCTCTTCATCACATTCATACTCACTACTTTCATGATCACTTTCAGCACCTACAAAGTCAGGATCTTCAGATTCATTGTCAGCATCATTTCCTTCTTGCATCTCTTCAGCACCATGCTCATTTCCTTCTTGCATCTCTTCAGCACCCACCTCATTTTCTTGTTGCATCTCTTCAGCACCCACAtcatttccttgttgcatctcttcatttccttgttgcatctcttCAGCACCAACAtcatttccttgttgcatctcttCATTTCCTTCTTGCATCTCTtcatttccttgttgcatctcttCAGCCCCAACATCATTTCCTTCTTGCATCTCTTCAGCCCCAACATTATCTCCCTCATGATAATCTTGTACAACTTCAGCTTCATCAACCAATTCAGGTTCCTCAACTAGATGCTCTACATATACATCAACCAGTTCAAAACCCTTAACATCCTCTACAAACTTAACTACATCAGCATCACAATTAAGGGGTCTTAAACCTCTAGAAAAACTATACTTTGGGTGCCAGTAGTGAAGACATTTAATGTTAGCATATCCCTCATTCAAAATTAGTTTTTCCAATGACATATAGGACAAAATCAGATTAAACAACTAACATGAAGGGACCACTATCCACTATCCGACAAAAAATGCTCACATGGAGCCATTGTCATGTTAAACAACTTAAAAAATGGGACCACAACTAGAATCTTACCATTCATTGGGACCACAGAATCGAACACAAACAAAAGGGAAAAAACAACACTTTACGAATAACCCTAAATGAATAAGCTGAAAAGAGAACTAACCTCATGCAGAATCTCAAATCTTCCTTGAAGTTCGATGATAACGGTATATCCATCTTGGTAGTCTTCACTGAATTTCTTCGTTCACCAATTTTGCTAGCAAGTTTCCAATTAGGGTTCAGGATTAGAATGGGATGACAAATTTTATATAggtttaaaataaatcaattaaaattctgaaatgtttttttttatatattatgcaaataaaataaatgtattttaattcaaccAAATATTTTAAATGACGTGGCACAAGACTCCATGAGCCAACTCAGCGTTCAAATGTGCCACATCCCCAAAACTGGAGGGGGACTTTAAAAAAACCCAAATAGTGTTTAAATGAGGGATCAAAAGGCTGAGTTTTTTTAAAGGGGGACTAAAACGTTAAAAATAttgaaatagggggactaaaactgcatTTAAGCCTAAATTTTATATGTTGTTGTGTCGAATCTTGCTATTGTTGAATCGATAGTGTAGTTAAATTTGTGCTGCAAAATAATTATTGGAATACTTGGAGACTGGAATTGATGATTAATTGCGTAACTTATAGAGGAGGAAAATTGAATCGGCACTGTAAACGTTATGGAAAACACACCGAAAGGGTAACAATTTCAGATGCCTAGTTATAGAGACCACATGTGGTGGCCATGGATTTTTGGTGAAGGGACCCACCTGGGACTGTTGACGGTCGGCAAAGGTGAGGACATGCCGATCGGCATGTTGGTGGGTGACGACCGTCCCTTTAATTGTGACGAGGGGCACCATGAACACATGTATAAATGTGTGCCTATGAGTAATAAACCATGATCACGTTTCAATTTATAAGTTTGGGACTTTTAGtttacctatatatatatatatatatatatatatatatatatatatatatatatattctattataataattattttaataatagtattattcataataattggtatattaataataatagtaatgatGAACTAATAATTTAGCATAAGACTTTAGTAACTGATGTATATGATATAACAGCAGTATTAGAAATTTTAGCAGGAGGTTAATTAGCCGGTTATAGATGAGTTGTCCGAATCTTTATACAGAACGTTTGTAGTATATTTTGGTTGGGAAGGTGGATTGTAAACAGTGTCGAATCAGCCAAGCTAGTAAATTAAGCGGTATACTTAGTTAACCAGAACTAAATGAAAATTGCCGAGGTAGTTTGTATATTTTAGTAGGTATTTatgatttatttgttttgtgaattatgttGAATACATTGTGTTGTattttctttgtgatttctcagcgatgtgtatattgttgtggttttatgcgaagttgcaggatgtttcagtgacgatgaatACCTCTATTTAtgggtatagcgacgatatatgcttatgcctttgtgacgatgatgttgtttgttgtgtgtgtttgttgcattcatatacatatgcatttttggcgacgtcctggattggcaaattagtgacgaaggcttatgccttgatgcctctgtttaactgacAACAATTggtgatgggggctgaagc
The DNA window shown above is from Vicia villosa cultivar HV-30 ecotype Madison, WI unplaced genomic scaffold, Vvil1.0 ctg.003061F_1_1, whole genome shotgun sequence and carries:
- the LOC131640331 gene encoding uncharacterized protein LOC131640331; protein product: MSLEKLILNEGYANIKCLHYWHPKYSFSRGLRPLNCDADVVKFVEDVKGFELVDVYVEHLVEEPELVDEAEVVQDYHEGDNVGAEEMQEGNDVGAEEMQQGNEEMQEGNEEMQQGNDVGAEEMQQGNEEMQQGNDVGAEEMQQENEVGAEEMQEGNEHGAEEMQEGNDADNESEDPDFVGAESDHESSEYECDEEAIDFDLTTIYHTPNKPYAQEEVCDSDQLHTPPESGDDAEHEKYPTYRSGEGVNFQLGMVFNSKSIVREAVREYGMEKNKNIFIKKNDAKRMVILCMEGCKFYMRISKRVGNQFWQVVSLVDEHTCYRTPNNRQAKTEWLAKKFSHILRHNPDMKPAGLVAESIERWGVKLSHDQAYRAKRRAMDLIQGASMDQFSHLRSYAQELLNSNPGSNVVLQCSDSSEGPVFERIYVCLEACIYGFGKFCRPLIGLDACFLKVDFGGQLVAAVGRDGNNQIFPIAYAVVEAETKDSWEWFLNLLMEDLGKISNRAYAFISDQQKGLVPAVQKISEHVEQRLCVKHLYGNWKKKYPGLQLKEVLWSAARATTIPSWERAMLKMKTMNTSGWNDMKDTPAQHWSRSHFRTYSKCDLQVNNMCEAFNRAILEYRDKPIITLLEGIKHYLTKRITTQKELMNNYTSDICPRIQLVLEKNKKHAEHWTPTWSGDDDLAIYGVTNGNETYVVNLKEHTCACRKWQLTGIPCSHAITCIWQTKRNPEVYVSNYYSKSTFKNTYSHIVYPTNGPQLWPVDGQLSINPPVMRRAIGRPKKMRNKVNDEPRNPHVLPRKLTTVTCHKCGGMGHNKRSCKGKRGADIAIPKGGNKKAKKTAPTGGGKQKQDKAKKTASTSVSKTKQPRASAGQTIAEECGTSSQAPPQSQQTQQSEC